A stretch of Arachis hypogaea cultivar Tifrunner chromosome 15, arahy.Tifrunner.gnm2.J5K5, whole genome shotgun sequence DNA encodes these proteins:
- the LOC140179475 gene encoding uncharacterized protein — protein sequence MKFAAAAVTVRAVVVAEGSHRRCHRNRGRERDRELAVGERIGAAVLREASAAVPAAVQPQLAPPKLLPSPSLKKLTGAAGGYRRSTWFCFESRNRVRGRRRPYLKPLSSWVLVVASYSALRCCRN from the coding sequence ATGAAGTTCGCCGCCGCAGCCGTTACTGTTCGCGCTGTCGTCGTCGCCGAAGGGAGCCATCGTCGCTGTCATCGGAACAGAGGgcgagagagagacagagagctcGCGGTGGGGGAAAGGATAGGCGCCGCCGTGCTGCGTGAAGCTTCCGCCGCCGTTCCTGCCGCCGTCCAGCCTCAGTTAGCACCGCCGAAGCTCCTGCCATCACCGTCGTTAAAGAAGCTCACCGGAGCTGCTGGAGGCTACCGCCGCTCTACCTGGTTCTGTTTTGAGTCGCGCAACCGTGTCCGTGGCCGTCGGAGACCGTATCTGAAGCCTCTATCTTCTTGGGTTTTGGTTGTTGCAAGTTACTCGGCTCTACGTTGTTGTCGGAACTAG